One region of Aurantimonas sp. HBX-1 genomic DNA includes:
- the iolE gene encoding myo-inosose-2 dehydratase codes for MTLYGTNPIAWSNDDDQTLGAEITLEQCLDEAAAIGFDGIEKGHKLPVTQEGIARELGGRGLRYVSGWHSLNLLTRDVETEKAAMQPFLDLLKAVGSTVIIVCETSNAIHGNDAVPVNDKPVLAEADWPAFGAGVEALAAFAAAQGITLAYHHHMGTVVESPDEIDRLMANTGPATKLLFDTGHCFFGGGDPEAVASGHMARVAHFHAKNVRPDIMRQVREEKLSFLEGVRRGVFTVPGDPEGGVDFLPVLRIAAEHGYAGWLVIEAEQDPAQRNPRHYQSMGLKALRAMAREAGLDRSEAAA; via the coding sequence ATGACGCTCTACGGAACCAACCCGATCGCCTGGTCCAACGACGACGACCAGACGCTCGGCGCCGAGATCACGCTGGAACAGTGCCTCGACGAGGCAGCTGCGATCGGCTTCGACGGCATCGAGAAGGGCCACAAGCTGCCCGTGACGCAGGAAGGCATCGCGCGCGAGCTCGGCGGACGGGGCCTGCGCTACGTCTCCGGCTGGCATTCGCTGAACCTCCTGACCCGGGACGTCGAGACCGAGAAGGCGGCCATGCAGCCCTTCCTCGACCTCCTGAAGGCGGTCGGCTCGACCGTGATCATCGTCTGCGAGACCTCCAACGCCATCCACGGCAACGATGCCGTTCCGGTCAACGACAAGCCGGTGCTGGCCGAGGCCGACTGGCCGGCCTTCGGCGCGGGCGTCGAGGCGCTGGCGGCATTCGCGGCCGCTCAAGGCATCACCCTTGCCTATCACCACCACATGGGCACCGTGGTCGAGAGCCCGGACGAGATCGACCGGCTGATGGCGAACACCGGCCCGGCGACGAAGCTCCTGTTCGACACCGGCCACTGCTTCTTCGGCGGCGGCGATCCGGAAGCGGTGGCGTCCGGCCACATGGCCCGCGTGGCGCATTTCCACGCCAAGAACGTCCGGCCCGACATCATGCGGCAGGTGCGCGAAGAGAAGCTCTCCTTCCTGGAGGGCGTGCGACGCGGCGTCTTCACCGTGCCCGGCGATCCCGAAGGCGGGGTCGATTTCCTGCCCGTCCTGCGCATCGCCGCCGAGCATGGCTATGCTGGCTGGCTGGTCATCGAGGCCGAGCAGGATCCGGCCCAGCGCAATCCCCGCCACTATCAGTCGATGGGCCTGAAGGCGCTGCGCGCCATGGCGCGTGAGGCGGGGCTCGATCGCAGCGAGGCCGCGGCATGA
- the iolB gene encoding 5-deoxy-glucuronate isomerase, translating into MNLLRKPLGGHGLVHDITPESAGWTYVGFKLWRLAAGESAEGSLGGNEAIIVMVEGKAAIQAAGKDWGVLGERMDVFEKTPPHCLYVPNGSDWKAVAETDCTLALCLAPGKGGHAARRIGPEGITLTQRGEGSNARFINNIAMEADDVADSLLVTEVFTPAGHWSSYPSHRHDEDRFPEITHLEETYYHRLNPTQGFGVQRVYTEDGALDETMTVKSHDVVLVPRGHHPCGAPHGYEMYYLNVMAGPLRKWRFIADPDHAWLM; encoded by the coding sequence ATGAACCTCCTGCGCAAGCCGCTCGGCGGGCACGGTCTCGTCCACGACATCACGCCTGAGAGCGCCGGCTGGACCTATGTCGGCTTCAAGCTCTGGCGCCTTGCCGCCGGCGAGAGCGCCGAGGGCAGCCTCGGCGGCAACGAGGCGATCATCGTCATGGTCGAGGGCAAGGCCGCCATCCAAGCCGCCGGCAAGGATTGGGGCGTCCTCGGCGAGCGCATGGATGTCTTCGAGAAGACCCCGCCCCACTGCCTCTACGTCCCGAACGGCAGCGACTGGAAGGCCGTCGCCGAGACCGACTGCACGCTGGCGCTGTGCCTTGCGCCCGGCAAAGGCGGTCACGCGGCGCGGCGCATTGGTCCGGAAGGGATCACCCTCACCCAGCGCGGCGAAGGCTCTAACGCCCGCTTCATCAACAACATCGCGATGGAGGCCGACGACGTCGCGGACTCGCTGCTGGTCACCGAGGTGTTCACCCCGGCCGGCCACTGGTCGAGCTATCCGAGCCACCGCCACGACGAGGACCGGTTCCCCGAGATCACCCATCTCGAGGAGACCTATTACCACCGGCTGAACCCTACCCAGGGCTTCGGCGTCCAGCGCGTCTACACCGAGGACGGCGCGCTCGACGAGACGATGACCGTGAAGAGCCACGACGTCGTCTTGGTGCCGCGTGGCCACCACCCCTGCGGCGCGCCGCACGGCTACGAGATGTACTATCTCAACGTCATGGCGGGCCCGTTGCGGAAATGGCGCTTCATCGCCGATCCGGACCACGCCTGGCTGATGTAG